GGAGCAGACCAAACCCCTTGTGGATTTCTACAAGGCCAGGGGTCTCCTTTTTGTCGTGCCTTCTTCGGGAACCATTGAGGAAACTTATGCCCGTGTGAGGGAGATTCTTGCCAAGAAGTTACCCAATGGCTAAGCTGGTA
This genomic interval from Candidatus Caldatribacterium sp. contains the following:
- a CDS encoding adenylate kinase (essential enzyme that recycles AMP in active cells; converts ATP and AMP to two molecules of ADP); translation: EQTKPLVDFYKARGLLFVVPSSGTIEETYARVREILAKKLPNG